One Drechmeria coniospora strain ARSEF 6962 chromosome 01, whole genome shotgun sequence genomic region harbors:
- a CDS encoding Vacuolar fusion protein CCZ1 like protein yields the protein MQLAAMASTSAAAPSGGIVPARLGFLAIFNPSLGMTDETVDDQIVYYSSVTTQASKRRRSRTRPIESISQEERNERLRQIGLAQGMASFSRDFSNGASVDVIDTETSKVIMHELEAGWWILASIDLSKAPLPPRLPTKNDRRQEERFEHSTKEMKPAALLLRDLLRAHSQFLLHHDSSLGALFVRCRRAKFVALLGRYWDLFLSTWNVMLHGNPARSVFGGINLAASGELGVGVGEEDRGSGERDVLEGLPGRVEGLVDLVVSKFGTDLASEDPKQADKGQDQPWLGTGREPDAVDGAIFLGTGALSSKSLRDVTHWMEDLYTWGEHAYGVFQCPTSIRRNKARHVSHGSHDIKSKAAEPRTGTAAASSSPPPPKEAPAQSPPRKEAEDGKLDRMLNYMKLGYGSYWTIYGTGSAESSASEPTKVLAEQATAKSDEQSQAHPSKEPSARLPADESVGYYLIGLKGDIEERSRGDLEAAAAESNSEAESNSRTVLRTVHVELESDTATDRAEAGIAEGTAHSTGARAPSRATGSMLASYCSRDCSKTEKLRAVVYVNRPLIFALFFRLHTDSLAWDALYRSLHGQLAPLMKPLLASTKYRPEKPDASGSSNSIYNLVWDPLTLTLHSTIPNIPELVRSDCWSRADAVNTHLHLLSIHLATQSCPGDLERTQKTNRGWWLVWTRLLSRPEVRSNLPVIYEASASHSPSPSPSSDAGRSKRGGDDDGKGLPPVAKEVFLIRRASDHSSFRGSVDEGGGGGGGADAARRLAQGIGVDTRRYIEELLSFL from the exons AtgcagctcgccgccatggcctcgactTCAGCAGCTGCCCCGTCAGGCGGCATCGTCCCAGCCCGactcggcttcctcgccatCTTCAACCCTTCTCTCGGCATGACGGACGagaccgtcgacgaccagaTCGTCTACTACTCCTCCGTCACGACACAGGCCTCCAAGCGACGGCGGTCGCGCACCCGTCCGATCGAGTCCATCTCCCAGGAGGAGCGCAACGAGCGCCTCCGCCAGATCGGCCTCGCCCAGGGCATGGCCAGCTTTAGCCGCGACTTTTCCAACGGCGcctccgtcgacgtcatcgatACCGAGACGTCAAAGGTCATCATGCACGAGCTGGAGGCTGGATGGTGGATCCTGGCC AGCATCGACCTGTCCAAGGCCCCGCTGCCGCCCCGGCTGCCGACCAAGAACGACCGCCGTCAGGAGGAGAGGTTCGAGCACTCGACAAAGGAAATGAAACCGGCCGCCCTGCTCCTCCGGGACCTCCTCCGGGCCCACAGCCAGTTCCTCTTGCACCACGACTCGTCCCTCGGCGCGCTCTTTGTGCGATGCCGACGGGCAAAGTTCGTCGCCCTGCTGGGCCGTTACTGGGACCTGTTCCTCTCCACCTGGAATGTCATGTTGCACGGAAATCCGGCGCGCAGCGTCTTTGGCGGCATCaacttggccgcctcgggcgagctcggcgtagGAGTTGGAGAGGAGGACCGGGGAAGCGGGGAGCGGGACGTGCTCGAGGGGCTTCCCGGCAGGgtcgagggcctcgtcgacctcgtcgtttCCAAGTTTGGAACCGATCTCGCCTCCGAAGACCCGAAACAGGCGGACAAAGGGCAGGACCAACCATGGTTAGGCACAGGACGAGAGccagacgccgtcgacggagccatcttcctcggcaccggcgccctGTCCAGCAAGTCGCTGCGGGATGTGACCCACTGGATGGAGGACCTGTACACGTGGGGAGAGCACGCCTACGGCGTCTTCCAGTGCCCGACGTCGATTCGCAGGAACAAGGCCAGACACGTCTCCCACGGCTCCCACGACATCAAGTCAAAGGCAGCCGAGCCAAGGACGGGGACAGCagctgcctcgtcgtctcccccGCCCCCAAAGGAGGCGCCAGCccagtcgccgccgcggaaggaggcggaggacGGCAAGCTCGATAGGATGCTCAACTACATGAAGCTTGGCTACGGATCATACTGGACCATATATGGTACCGGCTCCGCTGAATCGTCCGCAAGCGAGCCCACGAAGGTGCTGGCCGAGCAGGCCACGGCCAAGTCTGATGAACAGTCACAGGCGCACCCATCCAAGGAACCATCGGCCCGtttgccggccgacgagtcTGTTGGCTACTATCTCATCGGCCTCAAGGGGGACATTGAAGAGCGCTCCCGTGGCGacctcgaggctgccgcggccgagTCCAACTCCGAGGCCGAGTCCAACTCACGAACTGTCTTGCGAACGGTCCATGTCGAACTCGAAAGCGACACCGCCACGGACCGGGCCGAGGCCGGAATCGCCGAGGGCACTGCTCATTCGACCGGCGCCCGTGCACCGTCACGAGCCACCGGCAGCATGCTCGCGTCCTATTGCTCTCGAGACTGTAGCAAGACCGAGAAGCTGCGCGCCGTCGTTTACGTCAACCGCCCCCTCATCTTTGCCTTATTTTTTCGCCTCCACACCGACTCGCTTGCCTGGGATGCCTTGTACCGTTCCTTGCATGGCCAACTTGCGCCGCTCATGAAGCCGCTGCTCGCATCGACCAAGTATCGTCCCGAGAAACCGGATGCTTCGGGTTCGTCGAATAGCATCTACAACCTCGTCTGGGACCCGCTCACGCTGACCCTTCACTCCACCATTCCCAACATACCCGAGCTTGTCCGCTCCGACTGTTGGTCCCgtgccgatgccgtcaaCACCCACCTTCACCTGCTCAGCATCCATCTGGCGACCCAGTCTTGTCCCGGCGATCTGGAGCGTACGCAAAAGACGAACCGTGGCTGGTGGCTCGTGTGGACGCGCCTCCTCTCTCGACCCGAGGTCCGCAGCAATCTGCCGGTCATCTACGAAGCCTCCGCTTCCCATTCCCCTTCgccctccccgtcgtccgaTGCAGGCAGAAGcaagcgcggcggcgacgatgacgggaAGGGCTTGCCGCCCGTGGCGAAGGAGGTATTCCTCATTCGTCGGGCCAGCGACCACTCCAGCTTCCGCGGGTCGGTGGAcgaaggaggcggaggcggtggCGGAGCAGACGCGGCACGCAGGCTCGCGCAGGGGATCGGCGTTGATACGAGGCGTTATATCGAGGAGCTCCTGAGCTTCCTGTGA
- a CDS encoding Nitrile-specifier protein 5 — protein MEPLQQLRRRSSDLLHHVQQSLPSMSQLQMPVFRRQSQSQVQSPTQAHVHSRQPSMKGTWERVDIPPLPRSSHSLNVISGSAYIFGGEMAPGELCSNDMHVVRLPFSSAGADYYAIEAKGAPLEPRRPLQEPEESRGERQDEGRAAGLDDVPLEDSVPDKGKGLAGPVSPGRDDVPAPRTGHATAVIGSRIFVFGGRGGPDMKPLEEAGRVWVYDTRSNTWAFLDPVPAVKGGAIVPHPAARSGHCATSTEHPRELIRPVPRKPQNWRQWALGDSSRTGIPQAPIVGKVAEDAVDQESDGYGTFLIHAGCLANGDGTNDLWAFDVRARTWVELPAAPGPTRGGTAICISKSRLFRFGGYDGNNEVGGQLDFLHLELDTFDDRTTKGEISIRARPGGWQTIDSSKDEDKDKDRIVDAGKDKDTDTDKVEVKDEVKDEVKDEVEDEVRNPYMDTDTDKNPDTDTDTDTDRNTDMDTDTDKERDTDKETDTDRDRETDEADADASAAEIPIVTRQTWPSPRSVASLEALTIGGGREYLVLSMGESAPSGAADAGIGGTFLNDVWAFQVPPIGMTPASLTDAMLQAIGRKTGEGSWIKVTMKPFDDDKGDSEPAPRGRLASAPMTDVEEGGIVIWGGIGDGNQRMADGWILRLGS, from the coding sequence ATGGAGCCGCTCCAACAGCTCAGGCGTCGGTCGTCCGACCTCCTACACCACGTCCAACAGAGCCTTCCCTCGATGTCGCAGTTGCAAATGCCCGTCTTCCGTAGGCAATCGCAGTCGCAGGTGCAGTCACCGACCCAGGCCCACGTCCATTCCAGGCAGCCGTCCATGAAGGGCACGTGGGAGCGTGTAGACAtcccgccgctgccgcgcTCCTCGCACTCGCTCAACGTCATCTCCGGCTCCGCCTACATCTTTGGCGGCGAGATGGCGCCCGGCGAGCTGTGCAGCAATGACATGCACGTTGTCCGGCTACCCTTCagcagcgccggcgccgactactacgccatcgaggccaagggcgcCCCGCTagagcctcgccggccgctgcAGGAGCCGGAGGAGAGTCGGGGAGAGCGTCAGGACGAAGGCCGGGCGGCAGGCTTGGACGACGTGCCGTTGGAGGACAGCGTGCCGGACAAGGGCAAGGGACTGGCAGGTCCCGTGTCGCCGGGTCGTGACGACGTCCCGGCCCCTCGCACCGGCCATGCCACGGCCGTCATCGGCTCTCGCAtcttcgtcttcggcggccgtggcggtcCCGACATGAAGCCActcgaggaagccggccGCGTTTGGGTCTATGACACCAGGTCCAACACGTGGGCGTTCCTCGATCCCGTGCCGGCCGTCAAgggcggcgccatcgtccCCCATCCTGCCGCGAGGAGCGGTCATTGCGCGACCTCGACAGAGCATCCCCGGGAACTGATTCGGCCCGTTCCCCGGAAGCCCCAGAACTGGCGGCAGTGGGCGCTCGGGGACTCCTCCCGAACCGGAATTCCGCAAGCACCCATCGTCGGTAAggtcgccgaggatgccgttgACCAAGAATCCGACGGCTACGGCACCTTCCTCATCCATGCCGGATGCCTCGCCAACGGAGACGGTACCAACGACCTCTGGGCTTTTGACGTCCGCGCCCGCACCTGGGTCGAGCTTCCAGCAGCACCAGGCCCTACCCGTGGCGGTACGGCGATCTGCATCAGCAAGAGTCGACTCTTCCGCTTCGGTGGCTACGACGGCAACAATGAGGTTGGCGGCCAGCTCGACTTCCTCCACCTCGAGCTCGATACCTTTGACGACCGCACCACGAAGGGCGAAATCTCCATCCGAGCCCGCCCCGGAGGATGGCAGACCATTGACTCCAGCAAAGACGAGGATAAGGACAAGGACAggatcgtcgatgccggcaaggacaaggacacgGACACGGACAAGGTCGAGGTCAaggacgaggtcaaggacgaggtcaaggacgaggtcgaagaCGAGGTCAGGAACCCGTACATGGACACGGACACGGACAAGAACCCGGACACGGACACGGACACGGACACGGACAGGAACACGGACATGGACACGGACACGGACAAGGAGAGGGACACGGACAAGGAAACGGACACGGACAGGGACAGGGAaacggacgaggccgacgccgacgcttCGGCAGCCGAGATCCCCATCGTAACACGCCAGACCTGGCCTTCGCCGCGCAGCGTCGCATCTCTCGAGGCGCtcaccatcggcggcggccgcgagtACCTCGTCCTGTCCATGGGCGAGAGCGCCCcctccggcgccgccgacgctggcaTTGGTGGTACCTTCCTCAACGACGTCTGGGCCTTCCAAGTTCCGCCCATCGGCatgacgccggcgagccTGACGGATGCGATGCTGCAGGCCATCGGCAGGAAAACGGGCGAGGGTTCGTGGATCAAGGTAACCATGAAGCCGTTTGATGACGACAAAGGTGACAGCGAGCCAGCTCCGAGAGGCCGGCTAGCGAGTGCGCCGATGACAGATGTCGAGGAGGGTGGCATCGTCATCTGGGGCGGAATCGGAGATGGAAACCAGCGGATGGCCGATGGCTGGATCTTGCGCCTCGGCAGCTAG
- a CDS encoding NADH-ubiquinone oxidoreductase 24 kDa subunit precursor, translating into MASIMAPFLARSSQRTISRVARTPMRALSTTVRRPSDTLQVHRNTADNNPDIPFKFNQQNETLITEILKRYPPQYKKAAVMPLLDLGQRQHGFTSISVMNEVARRLEMPPMRVYEVASFYTMYNRNPVGKYFVQACTTTPCQLGGCGSDVIVKAISSHLGIKQGETTPDGLFTFIEVECLGACVNAPMIQINDDYYEDLTPETVVKLLDALKSSASAVQATPAKVPAPGPLSGRMTCENSKGLTNLLEEPWGAEKTRSDL; encoded by the exons ATGGCCAGCATTATGGCTCCTTTCCTTGCGCGCTCATCACAGCGGACGATTTCGCGCGTCGCCCGCACGCCGATGCGTGCCCTCTCCACCACAGTCCGCCGGCCAAGCGACACTCTCCAAGTG CACCGAAATACTGCGGACAACAACCCCGATATCCCCTTCAAATTCAACCAGCAGAATGAGACGCTCATCACCGAGATTCTCAAGCGGTATCCCCCCCAGTACAAGAAGGCCGCCGTCATgcccctcctcgacctcggccagcgCCAGCACGGCTTCACGAGCATCAGCGTCATGAATGAGGTTGCTCGACGGCTTGAGATGCCTCCCATGCGCGTCTACGAGGTCGCCTCCTTCTATACCATGTACAACCGCAACCCAGTGGGCAAGTACTTTGTCCAGGCCTGCACGACG ACGCCCTGTCAACTAGGAGGCTGCGGTTCCGACGTGATCGTCAAGGCCATATCGTCGCATCTCGGCATCAAGCAGGGCGAGACCACCCCCGATGGCCTCTTCACCTTCATCGAGGTCGAGTGCCTCGGAGCCTGCGTCAACGCCCCCATGATCCAGATCAACGACGACTACTACGAGGACCTCACGCCCGAAACCGTGGTCAAGCTCCTCGATGCCCTGAAGTCGTCGGCCAGTGCCGTTCAGGCCACACCCGCCAAGGTGCCCGCCCCCGGCCCTCTCAGCGGCCGCATGACGTGTGAGAACAGCAAGGGCCTGACGAATCTGTTGGAAGAGCCATGGGGCGCCGAGAAGACGAGGTCAGACTTGTAG
- a CDS encoding FAD dependent oxidoreductase, whose amino-acid sequence MTGISTQDGQAELPSPNSTRSYWLRHPSEKLLGHRTTEKLPLTADVVVVGSGITGAFAARELVAGGRSVLMLEAREACWGATGRNGGHCQPGVWNTSPSIARFELATFHLIRDLVAEHDIACDWQIVGGVHAFFNQQLLDAAKARIERLKRHPDLRDKAALVVDRRDLADRLRVPEALGAVFQPNAAKCWPYKLVAWVLERLLDDDGGQLAFNLQTNTPVTHLQKVGASWIVHTPRGQLAARQVLLASNGYTSFLLPRMTGLIVPVRGQICALRPPQGAELLPHSHVWLASGSDHYLVDRGDKGVHGDADLNYGPLILGGARFAAPGGEEGVSRDDSINPRISRALRRGLHHAVKLLPGAGSDPEELEASSEWTGIMGYSRDNQPWVGRVPCSLSGAEDGDDGLWISAGYTGHGMPRAARCGIAVAEQMMGKEGGVEVPIEWLVTDERAEEARTMALPRTVEDGIARIPL is encoded by the exons atgACGGGCATCTCGACGCAGGATGGTCAGGCTGAGCTCCCGTCGCCGAACAGCACGCGTTCCTACTGGCTCCGTCACCCGTCGGAGAAGCTGCTGGGCCACCGCACGACGGAGAAGCTGCCGCTGACGGCAGACGTTGTCGTTGTAGGGAGCGGCATCACAGGCGCCTTTGCCGCGAGGGAGCTGGTGGCCGGCGGCCGATCTGTCCTGATGTtggaggcgagggaggcgtgCTGGGGAGCCACAGGGAGG AACGGCGGCCACTGTCAGCCTGGCGTGTGGAACACGAGCCCGAGCATCGCCCGCTTCGAGCTCGCGACCTTCCACCTCATCAgggacctcgtcgccgaacATGACATCGCCTGCGACTGGCaaatcgtcggcggcgtgcacGCATTCTTCAaccagcagctcctcgatgCAGCCAAAGCGCGAATTGAGCGCCTCAAGCGACATCCGGACCTGCGGGACAAGGCAGCGCTTGTCGTCGACAGGCGTGACCTCGCCGACAGGCTCCGCGTTCCCGAAGCCCTGGGGGCCGTCTTCCAGCCCAACGCGGCCAAGTGCTGGCCGTACAAGCTTGTCGCCTGGGTGCTGGAGCGGCTActggacgacgatggcggccagcTCGCCTTTAACCTGCAGACCAACACGCCAGTGACGCATCTACAGAAAGTGGGCGCCTCATGGATAGTGCACACGCCGCGGGGTCAGCTCGCCGCACGCCAAGTCCTCCTTGCGAGCAACGGCTACACGTCGTTCCTACTGCCGAGGATGACAGGCCTCATCGTGCCGGTCAGGGGCCAAATCTGCGCGCTGCGGCCGCCGCAAGGGGCGGAACTTCTCCCGCACAGCCACGTATGGCTCGCCAGTGGCTCCGATCACTACCTTGTTGACCGTGGCGACAAGGGGGTTCACGGGGATGCGGATTTGAACTACGGACCACTCATCCTTGGAGGTGCGCGATTCGCTGCGCCGGGCGGTGAGGAGGGCGTCTCGCGGGACGACTCCATCAACCCACGCATCAGCAGGGCACTCCGCCGAGGCCTCCACCACGCCGTCAAGCTGCTACCGGGAGCTGGGTCGGATccggaggagctcgaggcatCGTCCGAGTGGACCGGCATCATGGGCTACTCGAGGGACAACCAGCCGTGGGTCGGCCGAGTGCCCTGCTCCCtcagcggcgccgaggacggtgacgacgggcTCTGGATCAGTGCGGGATACACTGGTCACGGGATgccaagggcggcgaggtgcgGAATTGCGGTGGCGGAACAGATGATGGGTAAGGAAGGGGGTGTGGAGGTGCCCATCGAATGGCTCGTGACCGACGAGAGAGCAGAGGAagcgaggacgatggcgttgCCGAGAACAGTGGAGGATGGAATTGCTAGGATTCCACTTTGA